A part of Campylobacter magnus genomic DNA contains:
- a CDS encoding pilus assembly FimT family protein: MKKAFTLVELLFVMVVLAIIAGVGTDILRSLFDNYAVTAQIHRLESVANNAADMIATRLEKRVPQTTAIETSTDTGAKNYEPLSAIDAKNGKLVFFRKAYELERNFISAKKGGAAAPRTSGFISELETTTKRDSGKLVDEVKFVSKETDLTGLNLDNYELFFSNDSSLLYENKSDHFGRYYSGNKSFAYQCTQGSIGFTEGKFTLVRNCPASTSNSTIVRPSMAALIHKYYLSKEIDKIYLEDNNLYLDTCDIKGACKKSLLAPSVSTFRFSALGSDPNIASTIVFKLCLVENDGKAEACQSRIVR, translated from the coding sequence ATGAAAAAAGCATTTACTTTAGTAGAATTACTCTTTGTAATGGTGGTGCTTGCTATCATCGCTGGAGTAGGCACTGATATACTTCGCTCGCTATTTGACAACTATGCTGTAACTGCGCAAATCCACCGCCTAGAATCTGTGGCAAATAACGCTGCTGATATGATAGCAACTAGGCTAGAAAAAAGAGTACCACAAACCACAGCTATAGAGACTAGCACAGATACTGGCGCAAAAAACTATGAGCCACTCTCAGCTATAGATGCAAAGAACGGCAAGCTAGTGTTTTTTCGCAAAGCCTACGAGCTAGAGCGAAATTTCATCTCAGCCAAAAAAGGCGGAGCGGCAGCCCCTAGGACAAGCGGCTTTATAAGCGAACTAGAAACCACTACCAAAAGGGATAGTGGAAAGCTTGTAGATGAAGTAAAGTTTGTTAGCAAAGAAACTGATCTTACTGGCTTAAATCTTGATAATTATGAGCTGTTTTTTAGCAATGATAGCAGTTTGCTGTATGAAAATAAAAGTGATCATTTTGGGCGCTACTATAGTGGCAACAAGTCTTTTGCCTATCAATGTACTCAGGGCAGCATAGGGTTCACAGAAGGCAAATTCACACTAGTACGTAACTGCCCAGCTAGCACTAGCAATAGCACTATCGTCCGTCCTAGCATGGCTGCGCTTATTCATAAGTATTATCTCTCAAAAGAGATAGATAAAATCTACTTAGAAGATAACAATCTATATCTAGACACCTGCGATATCAAGGGCGCTTGTAAAAAAAGCCTGCTAGCACCTAGTGTTAGCACCTTTCGCTTTAGTGCGCTTGGAAGTGATCCAAACATCGCTAGTACAATTGTTTTTAAACTTTGCTTAGTAGAAAATGATGGCAAAGCCGAGGCTTGCCAAAGCAGGATAGTAAGATAA
- a CDS encoding prepilin-type N-terminal cleavage/methylation domain-containing protein, translating into MKGAFSLIELLLAIVVVGVAVAALPFIAISTGKANVQAVVSEVVTSSRIFIDDILSEPWNSAIADGFTDSSGAVMYSGILDAQSGDARFAAGTKKYFSRTLARAKDGNAIQAAGVGSCNSGINCKDGAKAELSKGSKNAFDFDITAEVKFINIAETTTGTNGIKITATFSDTATTTDPTTNAMLVSATATGKGGGDIIEGVNQIKLNGFAFNIGTESR; encoded by the coding sequence ATGAAGGGGGCTTTTTCGCTTATTGAACTACTTTTAGCTATTGTTGTAGTGGGTGTTGCTGTAGCAGCTCTGCCTTTTATCGCTATTAGCACAGGCAAGGCAAATGTCCAAGCTGTGGTATCTGAGGTCGTTACTTCTAGTAGAATTTTCATCGATGATATACTCTCTGAGCCGTGGAATTCTGCTATTGCTGATGGTTTTACTGACAGCAGCGGAGCTGTGATGTATAGCGGAATTTTAGATGCGCAAAGTGGTGATGCCCGCTTTGCTGCTGGTACAAAAAAATACTTCAGCCGCACTCTAGCAAGAGCCAAAGACGGCAATGCTATACAAGCGGCAGGGGTGGGCTCGTGCAATTCTGGTATAAACTGCAAAGATGGAGCAAAGGCAGAGCTAAGTAAAGGCTCTAAAAACGCCTTTGATTTTGATATCACAGCAGAAGTAAAGTTTATTAACATTGCTGAAACAACAACTGGCACAAATGGCATAAAAATCACAGCCACTTTTAGCGATACAGCTACTACTACTGACCCAACAACAAATGCTATGCTAGTAAGCGCAACTGCTACTGGAAAAGGTGGAGGCGATATCATAGAAGGTGTTAATCAAATCAAGTTAAATGGCTTTGCTTTTAATATAGGAACAGAGTCACGATGA
- the fliW gene encoding flagellar assembly protein FliW produces the protein MVNKNLFTVKGPILGFEDITKVEITPLDKFFVTMKSVESGAEHKNTSFTLINPYVLRSDYSFDVPTPYQVLLDINDRSDLRVYNMVMLGKTIGESGVNFIAPIVCNVKNNTMAQIVLDPKDYVEYSQAEKISNFLS, from the coding sequence TTGGTAAACAAAAATTTATTCACTGTAAAAGGTCCTATCCTAGGCTTTGAGGATATCACAAAGGTAGAAATCACTCCACTTGATAAGTTCTTTGTAACAATGAAAAGCGTAGAAAGTGGCGCAGAGCACAAAAACACAAGCTTTACGCTAATCAATCCTTATGTGCTAAGAAGTGATTATAGTTTTGATGTACCAACTCCGTATCAAGTGCTACTTGATATAAATGATAGAAGTGATCTAAGAGTCTATAACATGGTTATGCTAGGCAAAACTATCGGCGAGAGCGGTGTAAACTTCATCGCGCCTATCGTTTGTAATGTAAAAAACAACACAATGGCTCAAATCGTCCTTGATCCAAAAGACTATGTAGAATACTCTCAAGCTGAGAAAATTTCTAACTTTTTAAGCTAG